The region GGCTTATGATAATTTTTTTAAAATTTTAAAGGAGACACAATGGTAATAATGCAGGTTTTATTTGATTATAAAGGCGGTTATGGCGAGGAAATGTATGAGCAGTGCCGAGAGTTAGCCCAGTTGATAACCAAAGAAAGCGGATTTATCTGAAAAATTTGGACCGAAAATGAAGAAAAGGGCATAGCCGGCGGAATTTATGCCTTTAACAGCGCCCAACAAGCCGAAACTTACGCCAAAATGCACGCTAAAAGGCTTGAGGAATTCAAAGTTGCTACAAATTTCAGATATGAAATTTTAGACGCTAATGAAAAACTAAGCGCAATTACAAATTTTAAATTAAAATAGATGAGATTTACGGGCGTTTTAAGTCTTGATTTGAACATAAAGTATATTTACAGAAGGCTTCAAAAGGCGGTAATGTAAATTTCCAAAGATAAGGCAGCAAATCAATGAGTGAATTAAAACATCTAAAAGTTTAATTCACTCTGACTAAATTCAAATTTACGAAATGTAAATTTAAACTATAAACCCGCTTCCGATAACCAAATCATCTCGGTAAAACACCGCTAGCTGTCCGCTAGCTACTCCATAAGCTCTATCTTTTAACTCTATATGTCCCGTTTGTCCGTCTATCAAAACACGAGCGCGTAAAGGCACGCTTCGGTATCTAACTTTCACATCACACTCAAATTCTCGCTCGTTAATAAACATATTTATATCTTGTATCTTGATATCGCTACGCTCAAGCTCATCTTTTGAGCCGACAACTATCCGGTTGCTTTTACTATCTATGCTTAAAACAAAATGCGGCTCATGCGCGCCAAAGACCTCAAACCCTCGCCTTTTGCCGATAGTATAGTGCATATAGCCGCTATGTCTGCCGATTATCTTGCCACTTTTATCAACCACGTCTCCCGGCAAATTCGTATCATAGTGGCGATTTAAGACATCTATATATGTAGTATCCACAAAGCAAATTTCGCTACTTTCGGCTTGCTCGCCAAATTCGCGCAAGCTCTCAACGCTCTTTGCAAGCTCTTTTATATCACTTTTAAGCTTATCGCCAAGCGGAAAAATCATATCCTTAAGCACCTCTTGGGGCACCTGAGCTAAAAAATAACTCTGATCTTTATTAAGATCTTTTGCAACCTTGATAAATCCGTCTTCAACCTGCACATAATGCCCTGTAGCAAGCTTATCGCAGCCTAAATTTTTAGCAAATTTCAGCAGCTCGCCAAGCTTTATAAATTTATTGCAAAGAGCACATGGATTTGGCGTGCGACCATCTTTATAAGTATCCACAAACGGCTGATATACGTATTTATCAAACTCATCTTGCAGATCAAGCACGTGCATTTTGATACCTAAAAACTCACAGGCCTTTTTTACTTTTTCAATGTTTTTTTCGTGATAACCGGGTTTTTTGTGTAGCTTCATATAGCAAGCTATTATCTCGTGTCCTTGCTCTTTTAGCATTTTCGCACTAATCGTAGAATCAACGCCTCCGCTCATCGCCATTAAAATTTTCATTATTTTCCTTTTATATACCCTATCGCAAATTTAAAACTACTTGAATACACCCGCAGACTTTAACATTAAAAATATCAAAAACGGGTTTAAGAGTATCTTTGAATAAAATTTGTGCGATTTTATAAAATAATTTTAAATTTGAGAAATTTCAGCTGCGATTTTTGGTAAATCATCGCTGATTTCATAAAGATTCAGATCTTCGGCACTGATGGCTTTTTCCTCGATCAAAGTAGTTTTGATAAAATCGTCAAGCTTGCCCCAAAACTCGCTTCCGATAAGATAAATTTTAGCTCTTTTATTGCGAATTTGAGCAAGAACCAAAATTTCAAAAAGCTCATCAAGCGTACCAAATCCTCCTGGGAAAATCAAAAACGCCTTTGATCTTTCAATAAGCGCAAATTTGCGTGCATTCAGGCTCTCAAATACGAATTTGCTAGTCGCATAAGGATTTGTCATCTGTTCAAAAGGAAGGACGATATTTAGTCCTATTGAAGGGCTCTTGCCGCTATCAAAAGCGCCTTTATTAGCAGCTTCCATTATGCCTCCGCCTCCGCCGCTAACTATGGCAAAGCCGTCATTTGCAAGCGAGTAGGCAAGCTCGTAAGCCATCTTACAGAATTTATTATCAGGCTCAAATCTAGCCGAACCAAAAAACGTAACGCTAGGATTTTTATACGCGGCAAAATCCCTAAATTTCGTTAAATCATTTAAAATTTTTTCCATTATTTCTCTTTAAGTCCTATTTATAAGGCTTAAGCGGTAGATTAAGGCTGCTTTGCTCAAACAAAAGCCTTCAATCGCTTAAGCGAGCGAATTACCTAAGCTGCTCCAAGCGCTCTTTTTTGCTTCCTATTTGCGTTATCTGGATACCGAAATTTCCATCCACGATAACGACTTCGCCAAGAGCTACGACTTTATCGCTGATTAATATCTCAAGCGGATCGTTTGCAAGCTGATTTAGCTCGATTACCGAGCCTATATCCATACTTAAAACATCTTTTAAAAGCATTCTTTTTGAGCCGATTCGCACCCGTATAGGCAGGCGAACGTCCATGATAAGACCGATATTTCGCATCTCTTCGGCGCTAAATTCGCTCTTTGCGCCGTCATCTTGACTCTTTGAATTTGCATTGCCGTCTTTATGGTCTTTGTTAAAAAATTTAACGAAAGAAAAATCAACCACAACTCCGATTTGTTCTTGTATATCTTCGATATTTACGGTATATACGTAGAGTTTTTCAAATGAACTTATATCGAAATTCGAGCTTTCGTCTATGAAATTTACCTTTGAAATTTCAAAATTCAGCTTCGGCATATTTTTTTGCGCGCCAAGCGAAGTTGCAAAAGCGCCCATTATGTTTGAAAATATCTCTTTTGTAGCGTCAAGCTCATCTTCGCCAAGCTCGTCGTTTCGCGAAATTTCCTCTTCGCCCATCATCCACTCGCTTACCGCACTCATTAGCACCGGTGTAGCTACGAGTATCATTTTAGCCGTTATATCGCCGCTTATATTTACGTTTGCTACTGCCAAAGGAGGCTTTACTCCCTCTTGATTTGGGGCATCATATTCGGCTTTTGGGCCTATATCGGGGGTTTTGCCGGTAAGTCCTTCGATGGTCGCTTTTACTTCATTTACAAATAACTTAAAAAATTCATTCATCATATTCGCTGCTTTCATCTAACATATTATCGTCATATTCGTTATGCTCTTGCTCGTAACTCATAAGTTTTGCTTTGCGCTCTTCTTCATACTGCTCTAATATATGCTTAATCTCGTCCCTATCAGTTCTGATAAGCTCTTCTATCCTGATTGATTTTCTAAATCTATGAAGTCCCACTTCTGCTAAAAAGACATCTTTTTTATCGATTGTTACGATAGCTTTATCATTAGCCGAGCGATCAAGACGAAGTATATCGCCCTCTTTTAAATTCAAAAATTCATCTACGCTTATATTTGCCTTACCTAAAATCGCCTCATAAAGCACTTCGGCTCGCCCGATTAGAGTCTTAAGCTCTTTATTTCTACTCTTTTTTGCACTTGTTTCGCCAAGCATTATATCGCGGTTTGCCAAACGGCTTAATATCGGCTCAAGATAGATAACGGGATAACATATATTTATCATACCGCTTGAATTTCCTACAATGATCTCCATAACAACCATGATAACGATTTCGTTTTGAGAGACTATTTGCACGACGTTTGGACTACTCTCTTTAGCTTCTACGTTTGGATACATGTCGGTTATCATGCTCCAGCTATCCTTAAGACGCTGCATCATCATTCTAAGGATCGCGTCAAGCAAATTTACCTCTATATCGGTTAGCTCTCTGCTGGTTTCAAATCCTTCGCCGTTACCGCCAAGCAAGCGATCTATCATCGGGAAGGCTATACTTGGATTTATTTCAAGAACGCAGTTTCCATCAAGCGGTTTAATGGAAAACACGTTAAAGCTGGTAGGACTTGGCAAGCTCATCAAAAATTCGCCGTATGTCATCTGATCAACGCTATGCAAGCGAATTTCAACGATGCTTCGCATAACGCTTGAAATTTGACTTGCCAGGTTTCGTGCAAGCTTATCGTGAATGCCTTTTATCGCGCGAAGTTGCTCTTTAGAAACGCGATTTGGGCGCTTAAAGTCATAGATAATTATCTGTCTTTGATCTTCTTGCGATGAGCTTCCTATATCGCTTGTATCGCCGTCCTCATCGACAACTTCAAGCAGCGCGTCTATCTCTTCTTGACTTAAAATATCAGCCATTATCTACCCTCAAGCCTATCTCTAATCTTACTCATTAAACGTTTATGAATTTGCGAAATTCTCCCTTCGGTAATATTCAAAATTTCGCTAATCTCTTTTAAATTTAACTCTTCATAATAGTATAGCTGAATTATCAGCTGATCGCGCTTACTAAAGGTGGATAAAATTTGCTCGATATTTTCTATCATGTCCTCTTTTTCAACTCTATCAAGCACGTTTTCTTCGCTTAAAATTTGCATCTGATCATCTAAACTAAGGGTCATCACAACTGAACTTACGTTTCTGGCATCGCGAATTTTATCTATATCTTCATCAAGAACGCTAGCTAAATACTCATCGCTAGGCTCCTCTTCGTGAGTATTGAAATATTCGTCAACCAAGCTGTCAATGCTCTTTATAAGCGCTCTGCTGGCTCTGCTTACCACATCAAGGCTTCGCAAGAAATCAAGCATCGAGCCGTAAACTCTTTTTTTAGCATAGCCCCAAAACGAGTCATTTTGCTCCTTATCATACTTGCGAGATAGCTTGATCATCTCTTCAAGCCCGGTGCTTATGAGGTCATTTACGTCTATGTGCGAAGGCAGGCGTTCTTTTAGCCGAAAAGCCATCGCGCGCAGTGCCGGCATGTACTGCAAGACTATATCGTCTTGCTCTTTTTTTATCGTTTGCGCATAAGCGTTAAGCTGCTTTTGCTTTGCTCTGTCCATGCTTTTTGCTACTCAAAGTTTGCTTAATAAGCACATTTTCCACCGCAAGCTTGGCAAGCAGGCTATCTATACGCTTTTCTCTTATGCCAAGCTCGGATATGAGATAATCAGCCGTCTCTTCATACTCCTCTTTGCTGTGCCCTTTTAAAATTCTCTTAGCGTCGATGTAGTTCATGATGATGATGTGAATAAGCAGGTAAAAGACAAATGTTATAAGAAAGGTATATACCATCATCTCGATAGGTTCGCTTACTTTTAAAGTAACAAACATAAGCCCTATGAAAAAGCCGCACACCGTAAAAAACGCTATAAAATTTTCCGCTCTCAAAATTCGTCCTAAATTTAAAATTGCTCTATCAAACGTTTAAAAAAGCCCTTAAAGCTCCTATTATCCGTCGTATCAAGCACTTTTCGTTCCAATCTGTAAAGTAGCCTTGAAGCGATATCCTTCATCTCGCCGCTACTTAAGCTAAATTCACTCTCCTGAGTAAAAAGTGTTCGCTGCTTTATGCTGCGCGATACGTTTTTATCATCACTTAAATAGCCCAAAAGCTCAAGCTTCAGTTCGCTTCCTATATTTGCGCGCGCTACCTTTTGGATATTTTCAAAAATTCTAACCGCTTCTTTTTCGTTTTTAACCATGTTAAAAACCATAAGCATGTTGTCTTTTATCTTTGAAGTTACTTTTATAACCGCGTAGGCATCGGTAATCGCCGCAGGATCAGGCACTGTTACTACTATCACCTCATCGGCGGCTTCTAAAAACATATGCGTATTGCCGCCTATGCCCGCGCCCGTATCGATGATGAGAAAATCAAGCCCGTCAAGCACGCTGGCCTCATCTAAAAATCTCTCATATAAAAACTGGTTGTTAAATTTTAAAATTTCATCGCCGCTTTCGCCAGGAATCAGCGTCAAATTCGGCTTTATCTCGATTAAAACATCTTTTAGCGAACACTCACCCTTTAGCACGTGAAGCAAATTTTTACTAGCACGCACATTGAGTATCACATCTAAATTCGCTAGCCCGATATCCGCGTCAAACAAAGCCACTTTATAGCCGTTGTTTGCAAGGATGTTTGCCAAATTTGCGCTTATCGTGCTCTTGCCAACGCCGCCTTTACCGCTTGTGATAGCCACAAAATGAGTGTTTTTGGCTCTTTTATTTGAAGCTACGAGAGATTTTAGTTTATCGGCTTGACTACTCATCGTTTGCTTCCTTTTCAAAGCCTTCCAGCACGCACTCGACTAAAAATTCGCTCTTAGCCACCATGATATCATCAGGCACCTCTTGCCCGACCGAAAAGAAGCTAACGGGCGTATTTGTCTCATAAATAAGCGAAAAGACGTTACCGAAAATTTTCGTCTCGTCAAATTTGGTGATAATTAAAGTATCTATATCAAGAAATGAAAATCCATCGTAAATTTCAAGCAGATCTTCGACTTTTGAGCCCGCAGAAAGGACTAAATTCACATCTATCTGCGCATCCGCACTCTTTAAAAACTTCTCAAGCCTTGCTAGTTTTTCCTTATCATACTGCGAATTTCCCGTCGTATCTATTAGTATCACGTCGCAGTGATTTAGCTGCTTTATCGCGCTTTTAAAGTCCTCAACCTCGATCACGTCAAGTATCGGCAGCTTCATCATCTTAGCATACTGAAAGAGCTGTTCAACCGCCCCGATCCTATAAGTATCAAGGGTGATAATGCCCGTTTTATAGCGCTTCTCGCCGCTATAAGCAAACCGCGCGGCAAGCTTGGCAAGAGTGGTAGTCTTGCCGACTCCCGTTGGTCCAACCAGCATCATTATCTTTTGTTTTTTGTTATCTTGCTCGATCCTGCACGGAAGCATCTTGCGAAGCAGAGAATAAAAATACCGCTTAACGGCGTTTGGATTTGTTTTCATCGAAGTTGGCATATTTTGGGTTGTAGTTTGCATGATCGCTTCTAAGTGCTCTTCCTTCATACCGCTTTTTTTAGCCGCTTTATAGATACTTGCAAATTCAGGCGGTATCACGAGGTTATTTCTGCCAGGTGCCTTTTCTTCCCAGATCATGTCGGCTATCAAATTTACCTTATCGCTTAGCGCATTCATCTGCTTTGCTACATCATCGATTTTTTTGCTATAGCCTTCGGGATTGTCGTTTTGTATGCTTTGCATGCCGCTTGATTTGGTTATCTCGCTTATCTCTTTTGCGGCTTTTGAGATATTTACAAGGATATTATCATCGCTTTTAAAATCGTTTTTAGTACGGGATTTACCAAAGAGCTCATCGTCCGAAACGGTAAAATCGTTTCTTAAAGGAAGCTCTTCTATCTCAAATTTCGGCCTTTGTTCAAATTTGTTATTTTGGTTTTGAAATTTATCATAGCCCTTTAAATTCACGCTCTTTGCGACTTGCTTTGGCTCATCTTCCTCTTCCACGCTTACTAAAATTTCATAAAGAGGCTTTTTGTTTATCGTTTTTGGTCGAATTTGCTTAGTGGTAACCAGCATAGCTCTCTCTCCGCACTGCTCCTGCGCCTTTTTAAGAGCTTCTATGCTACTTTCGCCCGTAAATGTATAAAGCTTCGTTGCCAAATTTACTCCTTACCTAACCCTTTTCATTAACCCAAGCGGCAAAATCACGCTTAACCTGCTCTTTGCTCCCACATGCGGAAGAGTAAGTCTCGCGTCATTTCTACTCGCTCCGCTAAAATATAAAACATCTATATCAAGCGTTCTTGGCGCATCCTTAAAGCTACGAATCCGCCCAAAACGCCTCTCTAAATTCGCCGTTATTTTAAGAAAATTTCTAGCACTTAGGCTAGTTTGAATCAAAACTGCCGAATTATAAAAATCCGCTTGCTCTTTAAACCCAAAGGCTTCATTTACTAAAATTTCGGAACTCTCTACGATATGTATCCGTTTATCGTTTTGCAAAGCTCTATAAAGCCTATCAAAACGCTTTTTAACCTCTCCGATATTACCGCCAAGTCCTAAGACTGCGACATTTTTAAAGCCGTGTTTGTAATTTAAAACTCTCGGGAAAAAAACGCTTTTTTCAAAACGTCTCATTCCGGCTATCTTCATAAAATTTCAGCTCCGTCTTGGCGAACCACTACGACATCCTCGATCCTTACGCCAAATTCACCCTCGATATAAATCCCAGGCTCCACGCTAAAAACCATACCCTCTTTTATGATCTCGTTTGAGCGGGCAGAGATAAACGGAAGCTCGTGTATATCAAGCCCCACACCGTGTCCCGTAGAGTGAAAAAACTGCTTTCCAAAGCCTTGCTTTGCGATAAATTCACGCGCCGCCGCATCTATTTCGCAAGCTTTTTTACCGATTTGAACGGCTTTGATAGCTAAAATTTGAGCCTCTTTTACTATCTCGTAAATCTCTTGATGCTTTGAGCTTTTAAAATTTTGCTCTTTTGAGAAGTTAAAATTTTCATCAAAGCACGCAGTTCTAGTTCTATCAGAACAGTAACGCTTAAATTTTACACCGGCATCAAGTAAGAGCAAATCGCCATGTCTTAGCTTCTTTTTGCTTGGCAAGGCATGCGCTTTAGCCGCATTTTCATTTATTGCAACGATCGGGCTAAAGCTAAGCTCAAGCTCGCCGCGCTGCTTAAATATAAGCTCGGCATTAAAAAACAGCTCCTCTTCGCTCATTCCCTCGCCGTTTTGCCTTACAAACAGAGCAAATTCATCAAAGCACTTTGCTCCAAGAGTTGCTGCCTCTTTTAAAATTTTTATCTCGTCTTCACTCTTTACCATGCGTGAAATTTGTGAGAAATTAGGCTTTGGCGTGAAATTTATCCTAAGATTTTTACTAAGCTCGCTAAATGCGCCGTAGCTAAAATCAAGCGGGTTAAAATCCATCTTTTTAACTCCGTTTTTGCGCAAAAATAGCCTAGTATCCTTTATTAAAGAGCGCTCTATCTCAACGACATCGCACCCTTTGGCAAGCTCTCTTGCTTCGATAGCGTATCTTGCGTCGGTCAGGAAAAATTTACGCCCGTTAATGCTTAAAAATATCGCATTATCACAGCTATATCCGCACTGCGCATAGATAGCGTTTTCATCTCTTAGGATAAAATTTTGCATTCTTACTCCGCTTTTTGAGCCGCTCTCATCGCTTTTACTTGCTCAAAAACTTGAAGCATGCCGATCATAGCCAGATGGTATCCCACAGGTCCAAAGCCTATGATTTGACCTGCGGTAACAGGTGCGATCATGCTTTTTTGTCTAAATTCCTCTCTGCGGTGGATGTTGCTTATATGCACTTCAATAACTGGCAAATTTACCGCACTTAACGCATCTCTAATGGCGATTGAAGTATGCGTGTAAGCGGCAGGATTTATGATGATACCGTCAACCTCGCCAAAACACTCTTGAATTTTATCTACGATTTCACCCTCTAAGTTGCTTTGAAAAAATTCTATGTCTATGTTATTTTGCTCTGCAAAAAGCTTCATCTGAGAGTGTATGTCCTCCATCTTCATAATGCCGTAGATATTAGGCTCTCTTGTGCCAAGAAGGTTGATATTTGGACCTTGGATCACCATAATTTTGAAATTTCTTTCCACGTTTTATCCTTTTCGTAAATTTTAAATTTAGCTTTAATTATACATTTTTATTTCTTATATCATACTTCTATGATTTGAGTTTTTTTGCTACAATCACACAAATTCGGAGTTAAAAAATGACAATTATAAAAGCCAAATTTATCATGCTCTGCGATGAGAATTTCACTATCTTAAAGGATAAAGCGGTAGCATTTGAGGATATAATTTTAAAAACGGGCGAAGCAAGCGAGCTAATTAAACAATTTCCGCAGGCTGATTTCATAGACGCAAAAGACGCTATCATCGCTCCTGCATTTATAAATCCGCATGTTCATCTTGAATTTAGCGCAAATAAAACAAGCCTGATTTATGGGGATTTTTTAGAGTGGTTAAGTAGCGTAATAGCCTCTCGCAGCGAGCTTTCAAAAGAAGCGAACCAAACGCTTATAGCAAAAACCATAAAAGAAATTCAAAGAAGCGGAGTGGGCACGATAGGCGCTGTTTCAAGCTTCGGAAGCGACTTTGAGCCTTGCGTAAAAAGCTGCGCACGCATAATTTATTTTAATGAAATTTTAGGCACAAACGAGCAAATTTTAGAAGCTAACAAACAAAATTTCATCTCGCGATTTAAAAAGAGCAAAGAGGCGCAAAACGAGCTTTTTATCCCCGCGATTTCGGTTCATTCGCCCTATTCCACTCATCCTGAACTGGCAAATTTCGCACTTCAAATCGCCCGCGATGAAAATTTAATCGTATCGACTCATCTTATGGAATCAAACCACGAAAAAGATTGGCTTACGAATGGGTCCGGCGGGTTTAAAGAGTGGCTTGGCAAATTTAACAAATCAGCCACGCCTTTTTATGACGTAAATAGCTTTATATCGCTATTTTCCGGCATCAAAACGCTCTTTACGCACTGCGTTTATCTTAACGACTTTAGCAAATTTGAGCGCGAATTTCATAGCGTTACGCATTGTGCATTTTCAAACCGCCTGCTTAGTAAAAAGACACTAAATTTACAAAATTTAATTGACGAAAAAATTCCTTTTAACATCGGCACGGACGGACTTAGCTCAAATATAAGCCTGAATTTTTTTGATGAGTTAAGAGCTAATTTATTAATCCATAGCGAATTTAATCCTCAAAATTTAGCCCAAATTTTAATGCTAGCTTCAACTTCAAACGCAGCAAAAGCTTTAGGGCTAAATTTAGGAGAGATCGCTACGGGAAAAATCGCTGACATAGCTGTTTATGAAGGGTTTGGCGAGATCAAAGAAAGCGAACTTGCACTTATGCTTTTACTTCACACTAAAAATTGCCAAAGTCTTTACATAAACGGCAAAATTTGCGAGCTTTAAGATTAAATACATGGCAGGATTTTGATTAAATTTATGAGCGAATTTTCATAAATTTGCTACAATCTTTGTCAAATTTATGAAATTTAAAAAACAAAAAGGAAATTTATGGGATTTTTAAAATTGATATTTTCGCCTATCATCGCGATTTTAAAATTTATAAACACTTATTTTAAGGCGATGATATTTCTGCTGATCTTGTTTTTGATATTTTCAAGCGGCGATAACAATGGCGTAAATGCGCCAAATTTAGCCCAAATAAACATCTCAGGCGCGATCAGAGACAGCTCAAAAACGCTTGAAGAGATACACGCCGCAAGCAAAAACGATCAGATAAAAGGCGTCTTGCTATTCATAGATAGTCCGGGCGGCGCACTTGCTCCAAGCACAGAGCTTGCAATAGCGGTTAAAAATTTAAGAGCTAAAAAACCGGTCATTGCCTACGCAAGCGGATCAATGACAAGCGGAAGCTACTATGCAGGAGTAAACGCAAATAAAATTCTAGCCAATCCGGGCTCGTTTATCGGCTCCATCGGCGTCATCTTGCAAGCGCCCGACATAAGCGAACTGGCAAGCAAGATCGGAGTGGCACAGCAAGTGGTAAAAGCGGGTGAATTTAAAGAGGCGGGAACGTTTGCCAGAAAGTGGAACGAAGCTGAGCGTACCGAGCTTGAGCGCCTAGTCAAGCAATCTTATAATATGTTTGTAAGTGATGTTGCGGCGGCTAGAAATCTTGATATAAACACTAGCGATCAATGGGCAAATGCACGGGTATTTTTAGCGAGCGAAGCGAAAAATATGGGCTTAATCGATGAGCTAAGTGACTATTATTCGGCACGAAAAGAGATAGAAGAGCTAAGCGGTGTGAGCGAGCCTGCTTGGAAACAAAAGCCTAAAATCGAGAAATTTTTAGACGAGTTTTTGCAAAAAAATGTAAATAGCTTTTTGGATATGTTTTTAAACACGAGTGTAAGATAAAATAGGCTTTGTTAAAATGAAACATTGATATTTGGCAAAATAAATATTGCTCCTTCTATCCGTAAAGTGCTAGGCTAGATATACACTGCAAAATTAAAGAAAGTGGCTGATGTAGAGCTACTTTCGAACTACGTGTGATATTTCTACACAAGTATTGGTTGTGCTTTTGAAGTCGCAAATCTCACAATCAAAACTTTATCTTAGCAGAACCATAAAATATTTTTGGTTTTATTTTTTATATTTAGTGTCCAAAAGTACTAGGATTTTATCCAAATTTTATCCTAAAGAACCATATCTGTATCATAATGCAAAAATACTTGATGTAATTTAAATGGCTTTGTAACTGTATAAAACTATAATTAGATTTATGATTTTTGATACCAATCGCGTAAGATATATTTAATTAATATTTTTTCATAATTATAAAAATAAAATAAAAAATTATAATAAATAAACTAATTTTAAATTTTAAATTTATATAATTACACCGTGGGTCTGAGACAAAAACATCCCTTCCCTTTCTTTCCCTTCCCGTGTAGTCTCAGGCCTTGCAAATTCGTTATTTTAAACCACTTAATAACTTTTATTTAATTAATTCTTTATTATTAAATTTAATTTATAAATATAAATAGTTGTTCGTTATACAATCTAAATAAATTCTTACCGCCAAAAGCATTATAAGCTCGTATAGTATAAAAAATAAATTAGAAATAAAATCGTTTAATTTAAAGAATTAGAAGACATTTTGCGTATTATTACCAAATCTTAAAAACGTAAATTTGCATAAAGAAAAATTACCAAATTTATCTTTGGAGGCTAAAAATATAAAAGTCAAATTCTTTTAAGCCAAGCATAGCTGTCGCTTGCGAAATTGGAGCTAAAAAGCCTTTTTAATTTTAAATTTAGCCTTGCATTAGGCGCGTTTTTAAACTCACTTGATTGATATATCAAAATCCATTTAACACGCTCGTCAAGATTTTTTAAGAAATTTTCTCCACCCTCAAACATTACCAAAGGCTTTTCAAAAGCATTTTCCAAGCTATCTGAAATCTCAACATTGCGGTTTTTAACATTAAAAAGAGGGATACTTTTATCGAAATTTTTATCTCTTGAATATATCAAAATATCAGGATTTTTGCCGTTTGAGATAAGTCTAGTATCAAGTGTAGGGCGATCGATCCTAACCGTATTTCCGCCGATTACCAACATACCGCACACGCTTCTAAGCTTATGGGAATGAGTTCTGCTAAGTTCGTTTGATATTATTCCTCCACTTGTTACTCCGTTTGCGCTAAGGGC is a window of Campylobacter sp. CCUG 57310 DNA encoding:
- a CDS encoding metal-dependent hydrolase, which gives rise to MTIIKAKFIMLCDENFTILKDKAVAFEDIILKTGEASELIKQFPQADFIDAKDAIIAPAFINPHVHLEFSANKTSLIYGDFLEWLSSVIASRSELSKEANQTLIAKTIKEIQRSGVGTIGAVSSFGSDFEPCVKSCARIIYFNEILGTNEQILEANKQNFISRFKKSKEAQNELFIPAISVHSPYSTHPELANFALQIARDENLIVSTHLMESNHEKDWLTNGSGGFKEWLGKFNKSATPFYDVNSFISLFSGIKTLFTHCVYLNDFSKFEREFHSVTHCAFSNRLLSKKTLNLQNLIDEKIPFNIGTDGLSSNISLNFFDELRANLLIHSEFNPQNLAQILMLASTSNAAKALGLNLGEIATGKIADIAVYEGFGEIKESELALMLLLHTKNCQSLYINGKICEL
- the sppA gene encoding signal peptide peptidase SppA; translation: MGFLKLIFSPIIAILKFINTYFKAMIFLLILFLIFSSGDNNGVNAPNLAQINISGAIRDSSKTLEEIHAASKNDQIKGVLLFIDSPGGALAPSTELAIAVKNLRAKKPVIAYASGSMTSGSYYAGVNANKILANPGSFIGSIGVILQAPDISELASKIGVAQQVVKAGEFKEAGTFARKWNEAERTELERLVKQSYNMFVSDVAAARNLDINTSDQWANARVFLASEAKNMGLIDELSDYYSARKEIEELSGVSEPAWKQKPKIEKFLDEFLQKNVNSFLDMFLNTSVR
- a CDS encoding Xaa-Pro peptidase family protein; protein product: MQNFILRDENAIYAQCGYSCDNAIFLSINGRKFFLTDARYAIEARELAKGCDVVEIERSLIKDTRLFLRKNGVKKMDFNPLDFSYGAFSELSKNLRINFTPKPNFSQISRMVKSEDEIKILKEAATLGAKCFDEFALFVRQNGEGMSEEELFFNAELIFKQRGELELSFSPIVAINENAAKAHALPSKKKLRHGDLLLLDAGVKFKRYCSDRTRTACFDENFNFSKEQNFKSSKHQEIYEIVKEAQILAIKAVQIGKKACEIDAAAREFIAKQGFGKQFFHSTGHGVGLDIHELPFISARSNEIIKEGMVFSVEPGIYIEGEFGVRIEDVVVVRQDGAEIL
- the aroQ gene encoding type II 3-dehydroquinate dehydratase, with protein sequence MERNFKIMVIQGPNINLLGTREPNIYGIMKMEDIHSQMKLFAEQNNIDIEFFQSNLEGEIVDKIQECFGEVDGIIINPAAYTHTSIAIRDALSAVNLPVIEVHISNIHRREEFRQKSMIAPVTAGQIIGFGPVGYHLAMIGMLQVFEQVKAMRAAQKAE
- the folK gene encoding 2-amino-4-hydroxy-6-hydroxymethyldihydropteridine diphosphokinase, coding for MKIAGMRRFEKSVFFPRVLNYKHGFKNVAVLGLGGNIGEVKKRFDRLYRALQNDKRIHIVESSEILVNEAFGFKEQADFYNSAVLIQTSLSARNFLKITANLERRFGRIRSFKDAPRTLDIDVLYFSGASRNDARLTLPHVGAKSRLSVILPLGLMKRVR